Within the Bacillus sp. FSL K6-3431 genome, the region TCGAACGCCTACCGATTGCCCCCTCACTGCGAAAAAAGCAGGACTATGGTAAATCGAACGCCTACCGATTGCCCCTCACTGCGAAAAAATCAGGACTAAGGTAAATCGAACGCCTACAGATATCCCCTCACTGCGAAAAGAGCAGGACTATGGTCAATTGAATGCCCCCACTCCAATCAACAATCAACTTACATATTAAAAAATCAGCAAAAAACCGTTTTAACGATTTTCCTACTTATCGGACAGCTCCATCAGATATTTGTTTGCTTTTGATGTGATTTCTATGAGTATGCTCTCCTATCTCTTAAAAATCACAGTGTTACAATAGAAACAGAGTGCGGATAACCGTACCCTGTTTCTATTTTCATTTAAATATGAGACTTTAATAATCATTTCAGCCTTTGGCATTGTATGTTTAGTTTCACCATACCAAGTTACCAAAACTACAGGATGCTACGCATTTGTGATTCCATTTTTCTTATTTGAATTCATCATAGTACTTCTGATAGATTTCCAATAATTCAGCTAAACCCATTTTTTCCAATTGCTTGACGTACCCATCCCATTGCGCATCTATATCCCCATTAATTATAAACTTAGGAATTGTTTCATTCATATAATTGTTGATATCTGTTGACAGGATTGACAAACGATCCCCGTCTTCCACACTGTATAATACATTTGGATAGATTTCCTCCGGTTGGAAAGGAGCATACATTTCAGCATATTCTTCTTTCTCAATTTGGCCGGGGCTTTTATTCACTTTATCATTCGTTTCCTCTAGATTAGCATACACACCATATGAACCAGGAGTTGTTTTATGTCTAAATTCTTCATAACTCATGCCTTCAGGTGCTTCAAGAATAGTGATTGTTCCATCGTCTTCCTTTTTAATATTTTCGCCAAGTGGTCCTAATGATACTTGTATACCTATTTCTTCATCAAACATTTGGTCGACCCATTGAATGGAACGGACTGGATTTTTATTAGCTGAAGTTATCGAAAAGCCTGACATACTTAACCCTCCAGCGTTAGCATTCCACATTTGATCCCCTTCTGGTCCTTTTAGCGGAGGAATCGCCACATAATCTGTCTCTACCTTCCCAAAAGATGAAAAGTTGGACCAACTAAAAAGCGCACCTAAGATTGGTGTACTGCTTTTAATCTTAGAATCATACACTTGAACATCATGTGTAAAAGACTCTGGATCAATTAAGCCATCTTTATACAATTCATTCATATACTTCACATATTCACGATATTCTGGTTGCGTTGGCGCATAATAAACCTTACTATCTTTTACGCCTATATGACGACCAACCACGCCAAATGCACCACTCATAGAGTGTGGCCCTCGTATTTGATTTTCAAATGTAAAGCTAAATGGAATTTCATCTTTTTTACCGTTTTCATTCAAATCATTTTCCTTAAAAGCTTTTAGTGTTTCATGAAATTCTTCTGTCGTTGTTGGTATTGGTAGATCTAATTGGTCCAACCACTTTTTATTTATAAAGAAAGCATCGTTGGACTTACTGGCTTTCGATTCATCATACTGAGGTAAAGCATAGATATGTCCATCAGGCGCAGTGATCATTTTTTTCAGTTCAGGTCGCTTTTCAAATAATTTTTTTATATTAGGAGCATGTTCTTCAATCAAATCATCGAGTGCAACTAATTGACCTGTTGATCCGTATTTAACAATATCACTACCTCCTAAGGACCATGCCGAATAGAAGACATCCGGTAAATCATCACTGGCGAACATTAAATTGATTTGTTCCGTAGACGTTTGCGTTGTAGCTGTAGTCCACTTTATATCGGCATTGACATTATCGGCCAATTCCTTTAAAAAAGGCATATCATCGTAATCAGTCGTCGCGGCTGGCGCTTTTATCCCGAATGCATTGATTGTTACTTTCTCATCTGAATTTACATCCTCTTTTGCCCCTGCCTCCTCCTTTTTAGAGCTACAAGCGCCAAGCACAAGTAATAAAACAGCAAATAAAGCAATAATTCTTTTTTTCATTTTCTCTTCCCCCTTCTAATGCTTTTTATAATAAACAGATCGATCAACCTTTAATCGATCCGATCATCACACCTTTTACAAAATGCCTTTGTACAAATGGATAAAGAATCAGCACCGGCAGGCTTGCAATAATGACAACGCCGTACTTAATCAATTCCGAAATATTTTGTAATTCGGCATTACTATCCATCAAAGCTCCTGAGTCCACGACTTCCTGTGCTTGAGTTAGTATCAAAACCTCTCTAAGCACCAGTTGGAGCGGAAATAAATCAGCATCCCGTAAATAAATCAACGCTGAAAAATAAGTATTCCAATGTCCGACGGCACTGAAAAGCACCATAACGGCAATAATTGGTGTGGAGATTGGAAGAACAATTTTTAAAAAGAACTTCCAATCACTACATCCATCAACCTTTGCGGCCTCTAACAATTCATCAGGAATCGTACTTTGGAAAAACGTGCGGACGATGATTAAATTAAATACAGAAATAGCATTAGGAATAACCATTGCCCATAGCGTATTAACCATTCCTAAGTCTTTTACGAGTAAATAGTTGGGAATCATCCCACCGCTGAAAAACATCGTAAATACGATAAAAAACATAAACACATTCCGTCCAATTAAATCTTTTCGCGATAAAGCGTAACCACCTGTAATCGTTAAAACAACATTTACTAACGTACCAATAATCGTATAAATTATTGAATTTTTATACCCTGTCCAGATTTTCTCATGTTCAAATATCATCTTGTATCCTTCAAACGTAATTTCTTTCGGCCAAAACCAAATCTCTCCATTATTCACACTTTCAGGACTGCTGAATGAAGCAATAAACATGAAGTAAAGTGGATATATCGTTACAAACAGAATAACGAGAAAAAACATTACATTCGCATAGTCAAAAATTTTATCTCCTCTAGTGCGACTTCCAATATTCAATAGACTTCTCCCTCCTTTACCATAGACTCGACTGACCAGCTTTTTTAGCTGTCTGATTGATGACAATTAGCAAAATAAAGTTAATAACTGAATTGAATAACCCCACAGCGGAAGCGTAGCTATATTGCGCTCCTAGCAACCCCGTTTTGTACACATGAGTTTGAATGACTTCTGATGAGGACATATTCAGTGAATTTTGCATCAAATAAACTTTTTCAAAGCCAATACTTAGCAGACTTCCTACATTTAGAATGAGCAATATAATTACAGTTGGCATAATACCAGGAAC harbors:
- a CDS encoding ABC transporter substrate-binding protein gives rise to the protein MKKRIIALFAVLLLVLGACSSKKEEAGAKEDVNSDEKVTINAFGIKAPAATTDYDDMPFLKELADNVNADIKWTTATTQTSTEQINLMFASDDLPDVFYSAWSLGGSDIVKYGSTGQLVALDDLIEEHAPNIKKLFEKRPELKKMITAPDGHIYALPQYDESKASKSNDAFFINKKWLDQLDLPIPTTTEEFHETLKAFKENDLNENGKKDEIPFSFTFENQIRGPHSMSGAFGVVGRHIGVKDSKVYYAPTQPEYREYVKYMNELYKDGLIDPESFTHDVQVYDSKIKSSTPILGALFSWSNFSSFGKVETDYVAIPPLKGPEGDQMWNANAGGLSMSGFSITSANKNPVRSIQWVDQMFDEEIGIQVSLGPLGENIKKEDDGTITILEAPEGMSYEEFRHKTTPGSYGVYANLEETNDKVNKSPGQIEKEEYAEMYAPFQPEEIYPNVLYSVEDGDRLSILSTDINNYMNETIPKFIINGDIDAQWDGYVKQLEKMGLAELLEIYQKYYDEFK
- a CDS encoding carbohydrate ABC transporter permease, encoding MNIGSRTRGDKIFDYANVMFFLVILFVTIYPLYFMFIASFSSPESVNNGEIWFWPKEITFEGYKMIFEHEKIWTGYKNSIIYTIIGTLVNVVLTITGGYALSRKDLIGRNVFMFFIVFTMFFSGGMIPNYLLVKDLGMVNTLWAMVIPNAISVFNLIIVRTFFQSTIPDELLEAAKVDGCSDWKFFLKIVLPISTPIIAVMVLFSAVGHWNTYFSALIYLRDADLFPLQLVLREVLILTQAQEVVDSGALMDSNAELQNISELIKYGVVIIASLPVLILYPFVQRHFVKGVMIGSIKG